The Heyndrickxia vini genome contains a region encoding:
- a CDS encoding Gfo/Idh/MocA family protein has protein sequence MKNIGLVGLGFIGKTHLEAYGKIDHCQVTSICTSNKVIDREIIYNGSFVTAYEELLNDKDIDIIDICLPTYLHEEYILRAANAGKSIICEKPLTLSIESANRIIDAVNKNNVRLFVGHVLRFWPEYKVIKSFSENDRLKDIEIIHAKRLGQAPNWSSWFQHPEISGGALYDLHIHDIDFLYYLLGEVDTVYAVGNKNKYGAWDHIMTTILFKNKSKAFVEASQRMPIGYPFTMSFRAQTSESTLELNVNAGDNIENINESNHQFIYYSNQKKTPIKIEKGDAFQNELSYFVDCIENNQKNRIVPLEDVLYTLKLLHAIEKSLITKREVQL, from the coding sequence ATGAAGAACATCGGCCTTGTTGGTTTAGGTTTTATCGGCAAAACTCATTTGGAAGCGTACGGGAAAATTGATCATTGTCAGGTAACGTCTATATGTACGAGTAATAAAGTAATAGATCGGGAGATCATTTATAACGGTTCTTTTGTTACTGCTTATGAAGAATTATTAAATGATAAAGACATAGACATCATCGATATATGCCTACCAACCTATTTACATGAAGAATATATTTTACGAGCAGCAAATGCCGGAAAAAGTATCATTTGTGAAAAACCATTAACATTATCGATAGAATCAGCCAATCGAATAATTGATGCTGTGAATAAAAATAATGTAAGGCTATTTGTTGGGCATGTCCTACGATTCTGGCCGGAATATAAGGTAATTAAATCGTTTAGCGAAAATGACAGATTAAAAGATATAGAGATTATCCATGCCAAACGATTAGGTCAGGCTCCTAATTGGAGCAGCTGGTTTCAGCACCCTGAAATAAGCGGTGGAGCATTGTATGATCTCCACATACATGATATCGATTTCCTCTATTATCTACTTGGTGAGGTTGATACAGTGTACGCTGTTGGAAATAAAAACAAATATGGTGCGTGGGACCATATCATGACGACCATTTTATTTAAGAATAAAAGTAAAGCATTTGTAGAAGCTTCACAAAGAATGCCAATAGGATATCCATTTACAATGTCATTTAGAGCACAAACGAGTGAAAGCACATTAGAGCTAAATGTAAATGCCGGCGATAATATTGAAAATATTAATGAAAGTAATCATCAGTTTATATATTATTCCAATCAGAAAAAGACGCCAATCAAAATAGAAAAAGGCGATGCATTCCAAAATGAATTATCCTATTTTGTGGACTGTATAGAAAACAACCAAAAGAACCGCATAGTCCCTTTAGAAGACGTTTTATATACCTTAAAACTATTACATGCTATAGAAAAATCATTGATAACAAAACGAGAAGTTCAGTTATAG
- a CDS encoding Gfo/Idh/MocA family protein, whose protein sequence is MGIKVGIIGCGSITKFRHAPEYKANPHVDEIVFFDRNPDRAEALAKEFTGRAVKTVGELYKDPTITAISDCSSNDAHHIYSSNALLNGKHVLCEKPLAINVECAEIILEAQRKSGKKLMVDHNQRFAKAHQKAKEIIEKKELGEVLTFKTAFGHQGPESWGVNKSNATWFFKKNRSHSGVAGDLGIHKIDLIHYLLDDEVEDVHAFLGALDKVDENGQPIEVCDNVVCALKTKKGRLGTASFSWTYYGSEDNSTTIYCQKGIIKIYHHSVNQLIIETKDGEVIKYELGNIQTNDHQTKSGVIDAFIDSIIHDKEPPVTGSHALATLKVIEKILACKE, encoded by the coding sequence TTGGGAATAAAAGTTGGCATCATAGGATGTGGTTCAATAACAAAATTTCGTCATGCACCTGAGTATAAAGCCAATCCACATGTGGATGAAATTGTTTTCTTTGATCGTAATCCAGATAGGGCAGAGGCGCTTGCAAAGGAATTTACTGGGCGTGCAGTCAAAACGGTAGGGGAACTGTACAAAGATCCAACGATTACAGCGATTAGTGATTGTTCTTCCAACGATGCCCATCATATATATTCCTCTAATGCTTTGTTAAACGGGAAGCATGTTCTTTGTGAAAAGCCACTAGCGATCAATGTCGAATGTGCAGAAATTATTCTGGAAGCCCAGCGGAAATCCGGTAAGAAATTAATGGTTGATCATAATCAACGATTTGCGAAAGCCCATCAAAAAGCGAAGGAAATTATCGAAAAAAAGGAATTAGGTGAGGTACTAACTTTTAAAACGGCATTTGGTCACCAAGGACCAGAAAGCTGGGGAGTGAATAAATCGAATGCCACATGGTTTTTTAAGAAAAACCGCTCCCACTCTGGCGTAGCAGGTGATCTAGGAATTCATAAAATCGATTTAATTCATTACTTATTGGACGATGAAGTGGAAGATGTTCATGCTTTTCTCGGTGCACTGGACAAAGTCGATGAAAACGGACAACCAATTGAAGTTTGCGACAATGTCGTATGTGCATTAAAGACGAAAAAAGGTCGATTAGGAACCGCCTCGTTTTCATGGACCTACTATGGTTCAGAAGATAATTCAACGACCATTTACTGTCAGAAGGGGATTATCAAAATCTATCACCATTCAGTAAATCAGCTAATTATCGAAACGAAGGATGGAGAAGTGATCAAGTATGAGTTAGGGAACATTCAAACAAATGATCATCAAACTAAGAGTGGTGTCATCGATGCCTTCATTGATTCCATTATTCATGATAAAGAACCACCCGTAACAGGCAGCCATGCTCTTGCCACACTGAAAGTAATTGAGAAAATACTAGCATGTAAGGAATAG
- a CDS encoding LacI family DNA-binding transcriptional regulator, whose amino-acid sequence MANIQQVAQKAGVSVATVSRVLNNRASVRPKTRLKVENAIKELNYEPSMLGRNLRNSESRLLLVLIPSISNPFYTEIIKGIENIAIINNYNFLLCETDSNPQRENIYFNMVKNKLADGLISMDPTVNMQKLNELAESHPVIQCSEYDEDGTIPYVTIDNELAAYHAVKHLIKLGNENIALINSDEKYLYTRQRRKGYERALNEFHLPFRNEWMYNCEQLDFENGVHAMRMLLQLREKPSAVFAVSDTLAIGALKEINVSGLKVPGDIAVVGFDKISFSNMTNPTLTTIAQPMYKMGCTAANMLINRIKGNKVESIVLDHELIIRESTMG is encoded by the coding sequence ATGGCAAATATCCAACAAGTAGCGCAAAAAGCAGGTGTTTCCGTTGCAACGGTATCCAGGGTGCTTAATAACAGGGCATCCGTAAGGCCAAAAACGAGGCTTAAGGTTGAAAATGCAATAAAAGAACTTAACTATGAACCGAGCATGTTAGGAAGAAATCTAAGAAACTCCGAAAGTCGTCTTTTACTCGTTTTGATTCCTAGTATTTCAAATCCCTTTTACACAGAAATTATTAAAGGCATTGAAAATATTGCAATCATAAATAATTACAATTTCCTTCTTTGCGAAACGGATTCAAACCCGCAAAGAGAAAATATTTATTTTAACATGGTAAAAAATAAACTTGCCGATGGTCTTATATCAATGGATCCAACTGTTAATATGCAAAAACTAAATGAATTAGCTGAAAGTCATCCAGTTATTCAATGCAGTGAGTACGACGAAGACGGGACAATTCCGTACGTTACGATTGATAACGAATTGGCTGCCTACCACGCAGTGAAACATTTGATTAAATTAGGAAATGAAAACATTGCGCTCATTAATTCTGATGAAAAATACCTTTACACCCGCCAGCGCAGAAAGGGATATGAGCGGGCATTAAACGAGTTTCATCTTCCGTTTCGTAATGAATGGATGTACAACTGTGAACAGCTTGATTTTGAAAATGGTGTCCATGCAATGAGAATGCTTCTGCAATTACGGGAAAAACCATCAGCTGTTTTTGCCGTTTCCGATACATTAGCCATTGGGGCGCTGAAGGAAATAAATGTAAGTGGTTTGAAAGTACCTGGCGATATCGCTGTCGTAGGTTTTGATAAAATCAGCTTCTCCAATATGACAAATCCAACCCTTACGACGATTGCTCAGCCGATGTATAAAATGGGATGTACCGCAGCAAACATGTTAATAAATCGGATTAAAGGAAACAAAGTGGAAAGCATTGTTTTGGATCATGAATTAATCATTCGCGAATCAACAATGGGATAG
- a CDS encoding DUF3231 family protein, translated as MTKLKLTSSEIGTLWGEYINGTMTDVVNRYMVTIIEDESIKAIFHDAIKTFGKQKEQIVAFIKDEGFPVPIGFTDSDMFHDKERLFTDIFSLNYLHIMTLHGLLGHNTSLAVSVRKDLRDFYDSCENEAKRMYHQTIELLLEKGSFQRDPLFYPAKNPEYVSSKDFSDGFFGKGRRLAATEIISISLNLKKSIMAKTLSIAFSQVAQTKEVRKFLTDSEVTADGQIKTFAKIMQADNLPVPKSWETEVTTSTDSPFSDKLMLYHIGFLFQAAQNYHGAGLASAMRTDLVAAYESTILKNLLVTKKWFNIMVQNKWLEQPPLAPNRKEIAKEK; from the coding sequence TTGACTAAATTAAAACTTACATCTTCCGAAATTGGAACACTGTGGGGAGAGTATATCAATGGTACAATGACAGATGTGGTTAATAGATACATGGTTACAATCATTGAGGATGAGTCAATAAAGGCTATTTTTCACGATGCGATTAAGACGTTCGGTAAACAAAAGGAACAAATCGTAGCTTTCATTAAGGATGAGGGGTTTCCAGTTCCTATTGGATTTACTGACTCCGACATGTTTCATGATAAAGAAAGATTATTCACAGATATATTTAGTCTAAATTACTTACATATAATGACATTGCATGGATTGTTAGGCCACAACACTTCATTAGCAGTTTCTGTTAGAAAAGACTTAAGAGATTTTTACGATTCTTGTGAAAACGAAGCAAAAAGAATGTATCATCAAACAATTGAGTTATTGCTTGAAAAGGGAAGTTTCCAAAGGGACCCGTTATTTTATCCTGCTAAGAATCCTGAGTACGTTTCTAGCAAAGATTTTTCGGATGGTTTTTTCGGAAAAGGAAGACGTTTAGCTGCTACAGAGATTATCAGTATTTCTTTAAACCTTAAAAAAAGTATTATGGCTAAAACTCTTTCGATAGCATTCAGTCAAGTCGCCCAAACGAAAGAAGTAAGAAAGTTTCTCACGGATTCTGAGGTAACCGCTGATGGTCAAATAAAAACATTTGCAAAAATCATGCAAGCGGATAACCTACCAGTTCCGAAATCTTGGGAAACAGAAGTGACAACTTCTACGGATTCTCCGTTCTCCGATAAGTTAATGTTGTATCATATCGGGTTCCTTTTCCAAGCTGCACAAAATTACCATGGAGCGGGTCTTGCTTCAGCTATGCGAACAGACCTTGTTGCCGCTTACGAGAGTACCATTTTAAAAAATCTATTGGTAACGAAGAAATGGTTTAATATCATGGTGCAAAATAAATGGTTAGAACAACCACCACTTGCACCTAATAGAAAAGAAATTGCAAAAGAAAAGTAG